Proteins co-encoded in one Novosphingobium sp. PP1Y genomic window:
- a CDS encoding cysteine hydrolase family protein, which yields MAEVLDLPHVAAGNLEVMLPPASTALVVVDIQKDFAAADGLAGTFGVDLEPIEMVIDRIEALIAAARKAGVTVAFMRVVTRPETDSTALKTLMARRGSAGGEAICRADHPGADYYRLYPEAGDIEIEKLLFDSFHGTDFDDQLKVRGIETLVMTGVTTECCVDSTARGAFHRGYNVFVVSDACAAYEPDLHIASLKVMQKNLALLTTCSDLVEAWS from the coding sequence ATGGCTGAAGTGCTCGACCTGCCGCATGTCGCTGCGGGGAATCTCGAGGTGATGCTGCCCCCGGCGAGCACGGCGCTCGTCGTGGTGGACATCCAGAAAGACTTTGCCGCAGCTGACGGACTGGCCGGCACGTTCGGGGTCGACCTGGAACCGATCGAAATGGTTATCGACCGGATCGAGGCCCTGATCGCTGCGGCGCGCAAGGCGGGTGTGACGGTCGCCTTCATGCGCGTGGTAACCCGGCCCGAGACCGATTCAACCGCTTTGAAGACCTTGATGGCCCGCCGGGGCAGTGCCGGAGGCGAGGCGATCTGCCGCGCCGATCACCCGGGCGCCGATTATTATCGGTTGTATCCCGAAGCCGGGGATATCGAGATCGAGAAATTGCTGTTCGACAGTTTCCACGGGACCGACTTTGACGACCAGCTCAAGGTGCGAGGGATCGAAACCCTGGTGATGACCGGCGTCACTACCGAATGCTGCGTCGATTCCACTGCACGGGGGGCATTTCATCGCGGTTACAACGTTTTCGTCGTTTCGGACGCCTGCGCCGCCTATGAGCCGGATCTGCACATCGCCTCGCTCAAGGTGATGCAGAAGAACCTGGCCTTGCTGACGACCTGCAGTGACCTGGTGGAGGCCTG
- a CDS encoding oxidoreductase yields MTNWLITGIGGGLGRELARAALARGDTVVGTSRRAEDAEFTSFAPDRAHLLCIDLRDEASVREAVARAEALTGGIDRLVNNAGYGLIGAIEEVSIDEARDLFEINVFGAMRMIQAMLPHMRGRRAGHVVNITSVSGHAPWAGTAIYGASKYALECLGQTLAQEVAPKNIRVTNVAPGGMRTEFAASGLRIAGADIADYDEVAHFARRSLTENAGKEKGDPRRAAAAILEALDAPEPPLHLFLGEDALHYTTDQHAFVAAQIRDWEKLSLSIAFEEA; encoded by the coding sequence ATGACGAATTGGCTGATCACGGGAATCGGTGGCGGTCTGGGCCGGGAACTCGCCAGGGCGGCGCTTGCCCGCGGAGACACTGTAGTGGGCACCAGCCGCAGGGCCGAGGACGCTGAATTCACCAGCTTCGCTCCGGACCGCGCCCACCTGCTGTGCATCGACCTGCGCGACGAGGCTTCGGTGCGTGAAGCCGTGGCCCGCGCCGAGGCGCTGACTGGCGGGATCGACCGTCTCGTGAACAACGCCGGCTATGGATTGATCGGCGCCATCGAGGAAGTGTCCATCGATGAAGCCCGCGACCTGTTCGAGATCAATGTCTTCGGCGCCATGCGCATGATCCAGGCCATGCTGCCGCACATGCGCGGCCGGCGCGCAGGGCATGTGGTCAACATCACATCGGTCAGCGGCCATGCGCCCTGGGCAGGCACGGCCATCTACGGCGCGAGCAAGTATGCGCTCGAATGCCTGGGCCAGACGCTGGCGCAGGAAGTCGCCCCGAAGAACATTCGCGTCACCAATGTCGCCCCGGGCGGCATGCGCACCGAATTTGCCGCATCGGGCCTGCGCATCGCCGGCGCGGACATTGCCGACTACGACGAGGTTGCCCACTTCGCGCGGCGCAGCCTTACCGAGAATGCCGGCAAGGAAAAAGGCGATCCCCGGCGCGCGGCGGCGGCGATCCTCGAAGCGCTGGATGCGCCCGAGCCGCCGCTGCACCTTTTCCTGGGCGAAGACGCCTTGCACTATACGACCGATCAGCACGCCTTCGTCGCCGCGCAGATCAGGGACTGGGAAAAGCTTTCGCTTTCGATCGCCTTCGAGGAAGCCTGA
- a CDS encoding polysaccharide deacetylase, which yields MEYDYVPLPHRKPLKWPNGARVALILTFNLETWDLVKDTDKPYYAGGPAILPDILPGNVADFPNYTWREYGQRVGIWRLFELFDELGVPASCTTNAVTFERRKAMTDAVLERGWELLAHNWEQGELLTGFASDPEKERQVVLRSLEQYEKFTGRKAKGWLSSSLRGTMQTADILAGEGCTFYCDIMNDDQPSLLRTPNGPIVSVPYSNEINDFTFITRKNFTTDQFRDALIEELDVLHAEGEKTGRIMNVGLHPHVSGRAHRVRALREFIEHAKSLPGVWWATREEIAEWYLANHESHIPGQLG from the coding sequence ATGGAATACGATTACGTCCCCCTGCCGCATCGCAAGCCACTCAAGTGGCCGAACGGCGCGCGGGTTGCCCTGATCCTCACTTTCAATCTCGAAACCTGGGATCTCGTGAAGGATACGGACAAGCCCTATTATGCAGGCGGACCGGCAATCCTGCCCGATATCCTGCCCGGCAATGTCGCCGACTTTCCCAACTATACGTGGCGCGAATACGGTCAGCGTGTCGGCATCTGGCGCCTGTTCGAGCTGTTCGACGAACTTGGCGTACCGGCAAGCTGCACGACCAATGCCGTGACTTTCGAGCGCCGCAAGGCGATGACCGACGCGGTGCTGGAGCGTGGCTGGGAACTGCTGGCGCACAACTGGGAACAGGGAGAGCTGCTCACCGGCTTTGCAAGCGATCCCGAGAAGGAGCGCCAGGTCGTCCTGCGCTCGCTCGAACAGTATGAGAAGTTCACCGGTCGCAAGGCCAAGGGCTGGCTCTCCTCCAGTCTGCGCGGCACGATGCAGACTGCCGATATCCTCGCCGGCGAAGGCTGCACGTTCTACTGCGACATCATGAACGACGATCAGCCTTCGCTGCTGCGCACGCCCAACGGGCCGATCGTTTCGGTTCCATATTCTAATGAAATCAACGACTTCACCTTCATAACCCGCAAGAACTTCACCACCGACCAGTTCCGCGATGCCTTGATCGAGGAACTCGACGTGCTCCATGCCGAGGGTGAGAAGACCGGGCGGATCATGAACGTCGGCCTGCATCCCCACGTATCCGGGCGCGCGCATCGCGTGCGGGCCCTGCGCGAATTCATCGAACATGCGAAGTCGCTGCCCGGCGTCTGGTGGGCGACCCGCGAAGAAATCGCCGAGTGGTATCTCGCCAACCACGAAAGCCACATTCCCGGCCAACTGGGATGA
- a CDS encoding ribokinase, whose product MAVHIVGSINIDIITSLERLPIPGETVLAGATARLPGGKGANQAVAAARMGAATRMIGAVGEGDAGRWMKDRLAAEGIDISGVEVVPGEETGTAYIAVDAEGENQIIVVSGANARLKAPAPVEEGVLLSQLEVPVAALAPVFAQSRAVRILNTAPALLEARCLFDLVDILVLNEHELGVYVPSTGEPPSHEGIVARARDLLARADQAIVVTLGANGALAIRRDSYRHIPAVPVISVDTIGAGDCFCGALAALLDEGRRLEEALPIASAAAALCTLGRGAVPSMPARGAVFDLLSGSATEHALPIKNPAAASLS is encoded by the coding sequence TTGGCTGTTCACATCGTCGGTTCGATCAACATCGACATCATTACATCGCTCGAACGCCTGCCCATTCCGGGCGAGACGGTTCTGGCCGGGGCGACCGCGCGTCTGCCCGGGGGGAAGGGCGCGAACCAGGCCGTGGCGGCCGCCCGCATGGGTGCGGCCACGCGCATGATCGGGGCTGTGGGTGAAGGCGATGCCGGGCGCTGGATGAAAGACCGGCTGGCGGCGGAAGGCATCGATATTTCCGGTGTCGAAGTCGTTCCCGGCGAAGAGACCGGAACCGCCTATATCGCTGTGGATGCCGAGGGCGAGAACCAGATCATCGTCGTCTCGGGCGCCAATGCGAGGCTCAAGGCACCTGCGCCGGTGGAAGAAGGTGTCCTGCTTTCACAACTGGAAGTGCCGGTTGCCGCCCTGGCGCCGGTCTTCGCGCAGTCTCGGGCGGTCCGCATTCTCAACACGGCACCCGCCCTGCTCGAAGCGCGCTGTCTGTTCGATCTTGTCGATATTCTCGTCCTTAACGAGCATGAGCTGGGTGTCTACGTCCCGTCGACGGGAGAGCCGCCCTCGCACGAAGGAATCGTTGCGCGGGCCCGGGATTTGCTGGCGCGGGCAGATCAGGCGATCGTCGTTACGCTGGGGGCCAACGGCGCGCTTGCGATACGGCGGGATTCGTATCGCCACATTCCGGCCGTGCCGGTCATTTCCGTCGACACCATCGGCGCGGGCGACTGCTTCTGCGGCGCACTGGCGGCGCTGCTCGATGAAGGCAGGCGCCTCGAAGAAGCCTTGCCCATCGCCAGCGCGGCGGCGGCCCTGTGCACTCTCGGCCGCGGCGCGGTCCCTTCGATGCCTGCGCGCGGGGCGGTGTTCGACCTGCTTTCCGGTTCGGCAACAGAACATGCGCTGCCAATCAAGAACCCGGCGGCCGCTTCCCTAAGCTGA
- a CDS encoding LLM class flavin-dependent oxidoreductase, producing the protein MTQFEPTPFDIPSDSGGKDLGIFLPIANGGWILSKNKPELDGSYAYNRNCAILAEEAGLDFIMSMSKFRGYGGETHHWNSSLDPVVLMAALAEVTSKVKVWTTVHTILQNPAVVAKMMATLDQVSKGRSGLNVVTGSYKGEFAQMGAWPEGVDHDGRYDLAKEWVTAIKRLWREDSVTMDGKYFQLDDCESWPKPERRPFLVCAGSSKKGMHFTSEEMDAIFLSGGNPEELAEASHAAKADAAAMGRYVRTYSMMTVLLADTDEEAEATARHYAAGFDEGAMHGMMRAYGFLDAEIGKENAFTKKARSSFMSAHVAGSSQTVIDRLTELFEVSQTDGLMLIFPDYMTGIPKFGQEVLPVLRERFPGKVKVGSHG; encoded by the coding sequence ATGACACAGTTCGAGCCCACGCCCTTCGATATTCCGTCCGACAGCGGCGGCAAGGACCTCGGCATTTTCCTGCCGATCGCGAATGGCGGGTGGATCCTCTCTAAGAACAAGCCCGAACTCGATGGCTCCTATGCCTACAACCGCAACTGCGCCATCCTCGCCGAGGAGGCTGGGCTGGACTTCATCATGTCGATGTCGAAATTCCGCGGTTACGGCGGTGAGACGCATCACTGGAACAGCTCGCTCGATCCGGTCGTGCTAATGGCCGCGCTGGCGGAGGTGACAAGCAAGGTAAAGGTCTGGACCACGGTCCACACGATCCTGCAGAACCCGGCGGTCGTCGCCAAGATGATGGCCACGCTCGACCAGGTGTCGAAGGGCCGCAGCGGCCTCAACGTCGTCACCGGCTCCTACAAGGGGGAGTTCGCGCAGATGGGGGCATGGCCTGAAGGTGTCGACCATGACGGTCGCTACGATCTCGCCAAGGAATGGGTCACCGCGATCAAGCGCCTCTGGCGCGAGGACTCGGTGACGATGGACGGCAAGTATTTCCAGCTCGATGACTGCGAATCCTGGCCCAAGCCGGAAAGGCGGCCCTTTCTCGTCTGCGCCGGCTCTTCGAAAAAAGGCATGCATTTCACGTCCGAGGAGATGGACGCGATCTTCCTGAGCGGCGGCAATCCGGAAGAACTTGCCGAAGCGAGCCACGCGGCCAAGGCGGACGCAGCGGCGATGGGTCGGTATGTGCGCACCTATTCGATGATGACGGTCCTGCTAGCCGATACCGATGAGGAAGCCGAAGCGACCGCCAGGCATTATGCCGCGGGCTTCGATGAGGGCGCAATGCACGGCATGATGCGCGCTTACGGCTTCCTCGATGCCGAGATCGGCAAGGAAAACGCCTTCACCAAAAAGGCCCGCTCCAGTTTCATGTCCGCGCATGTCGCGGGTTCGTCGCAGACCGTGATCGACCGGCTGACCGAACTTTTCGAAGTGTCGCAGACCGATGGTCTCATGCTGATCTTCCCCGATTACATGACCGGCATTCCCAAATTCGGCCAGGAGGTGCTGCCCGTCCTGCGTGAGCGATTTCCCGGCAAGGTGAAGGTCGGGAGTCATGGCTGA
- a CDS encoding TauD/TfdA family dioxygenase has product MASNPTTSLEAVPPVTTAAAWRGDALEQSGEWIYMLSDAQVDELEILGARFLAENPDLRTVRAEDYPLVACADAVKEWGGDVDYGRGFVLVRGLRTQLYSDALSSAIYYILGLHMGDPIRQNEMGDLIDHVYATSDKTMDDPTALSSKVRDKLVYHSDSSDIVALMCLRPAKEGGLSCLVSGAQIYNEILERRPDLAPLLLEPFHWDWRRQDHNAPADTYTSPIVSLVDGVFSMYAGSLYILTAQEYDGVPKLTPEQIEVLELFDKITYEEGMAIAMDFRPGDIQWLSNYAALHARTTFRDWPEPQRKRHLLRLWLSRDAGRPVVPGFGKNGVVQHRAAPRGGAEEHPDGHFDIFSVAVPRLLS; this is encoded by the coding sequence ATGGCCAGCAACCCTACCACATCGCTGGAGGCCGTCCCCCCGGTCACGACCGCCGCGGCCTGGCGCGGCGATGCGCTGGAGCAGAGCGGCGAGTGGATCTACATGCTGTCGGATGCGCAGGTGGACGAGCTGGAAATTCTCGGTGCGCGCTTCCTGGCTGAAAATCCGGACCTGCGCACGGTCAGGGCCGAGGACTACCCGCTTGTAGCCTGCGCCGACGCGGTGAAGGAATGGGGTGGCGATGTCGATTACGGCCGCGGCTTCGTCCTGGTGCGGGGCCTGCGAACCCAGCTCTATTCCGACGCGCTTTCGAGCGCGATTTACTACATCCTCGGCCTGCACATGGGCGATCCGATACGCCAGAACGAGATGGGCGACCTGATCGACCATGTCTATGCGACTTCGGACAAGACCATGGACGATCCGACCGCGCTGTCATCGAAGGTGCGCGACAAGCTCGTCTATCACTCCGACAGTTCGGACATCGTGGCGCTGATGTGCCTGCGCCCGGCCAAGGAGGGCGGGCTGTCCTGTCTGGTCTCGGGCGCGCAGATCTACAACGAGATTCTCGAGCGCCGACCCGATCTTGCGCCTCTGCTGCTCGAGCCGTTCCATTGGGACTGGCGGCGCCAGGACCACAATGCGCCGGCGGACACCTATACCTCGCCCATCGTCAGTCTCGTCGATGGCGTGTTCTCCATGTACGCAGGCTCGCTCTACATCCTCACTGCGCAGGAATACGATGGCGTACCCAAGCTGACGCCCGAACAGATCGAGGTACTCGAGCTCTTCGACAAGATCACTTACGAGGAAGGCATGGCGATCGCGATGGACTTCCGGCCAGGCGATATCCAGTGGCTGTCGAACTATGCAGCGCTTCACGCCCGGACGACCTTCCGGGACTGGCCCGAGCCGCAGCGCAAGCGCCACCTTCTGCGCCTCTGGCTGAGCCGCGACGCCGGGCGGCCAGTGGTTCCAGGGTTCGGCAAGAATGGCGTCGTCCAACACCGAGCAGCCCCTCGCGGTGGAGCCGAGGAGCACCCGGACGGGCATTTCGACATATTTTCCGTGGCGGTGCCGCGCCTGCTTTCCTGA
- a CDS encoding oxaloacetate decarboxylase → MSAPGHVVRLRERLADRAQCGLVSMPGCWDALSLLLIEKAGCEAGFLSGAALSMAALGRADLGLVPADRVVDTVALMRDASDLPLLVDGDTGFGNALTLQRFVRMLERAGASAVQVEDQTFPKRCGHMAGKQVVPHDEALGRIRAALDARVDMLVFARTDALGVEGFASAMERAESFLAEGADAVFIEGPRTMQELEDIAARLAGRVPLVHNLVAGGVTPTDDEECLERLGIAVALHPMLLLGGLVTGAPRWLAGLAAARSSTGLREETGMLHDLNELTGAQSLLAQGAKYGC, encoded by the coding sequence ATGAGTGCGCCCGGGCATGTTGTCCGGCTGCGCGAGCGTCTTGCGGATCGTGCGCAGTGCGGGCTCGTTTCGATGCCCGGATGCTGGGATGCGCTGTCCCTGCTGCTGATCGAGAAGGCCGGTTGCGAAGCCGGCTTTCTTTCCGGCGCAGCGTTGTCGATGGCGGCGCTGGGTCGAGCCGACCTCGGTCTCGTTCCGGCCGACAGGGTCGTCGATACGGTGGCGCTGATGCGCGATGCCAGCGATCTGCCGCTGCTCGTCGATGGCGACACCGGTTTCGGCAATGCGCTGACGCTGCAGCGTTTCGTGCGCATGCTGGAACGGGCAGGGGCGAGCGCCGTGCAAGTCGAGGACCAAACCTTTCCCAAGCGCTGCGGGCACATGGCCGGCAAACAGGTCGTGCCCCATGACGAGGCATTGGGCCGCATTCGCGCTGCACTCGATGCGCGCGTCGACATGCTGGTCTTTGCCCGTACCGACGCACTGGGCGTCGAAGGCTTCGCCTCGGCAATGGAACGCGCCGAGAGTTTCCTGGCCGAAGGCGCGGATGCTGTCTTCATCGAAGGTCCCCGCACCATGCAGGAACTGGAGGACATTGCCGCCCGCCTTGCTGGGCGTGTGCCGCTGGTGCACAATCTCGTCGCGGGCGGGGTAACGCCGACCGATGACGAAGAGTGCCTGGAAAGGCTTGGAATAGCCGTCGCCTTGCATCCGATGCTGTTGCTCGGCGGGCTCGTGACCGGCGCGCCGCGTTGGCTCGCCGGACTTGCCGCGGCACGCTCCAGCACTGGCTTGCGCGAGGAGACCGGCATGCTTCATGATCTGAACGAACTGACCGGCGCACAATCGCTGCTGGCTCAAGGGGCGAAATATGGCTGCTGA
- a CDS encoding VOC family protein: MARLGFHHGAMSVADIEAAARWYVEVLDFRVERRFAIPGGTKAMFLERDGLRIELFQVADPQPMSPARLDPRKDLQTLGNKHVAFTVDDYEGFRANLVARGVEIVLEVGERFGRGLFIRDRADNVLEFLESD, encoded by the coding sequence ATGGCGCGATTGGGCTTTCATCACGGGGCGATGTCGGTGGCCGACATCGAAGCGGCCGCGCGATGGTACGTGGAAGTTCTCGACTTTCGCGTGGAGAGGCGCTTTGCGATCCCGGGCGGTACGAAGGCCATGTTCCTCGAACGCGACGGCTTGCGGATCGAGCTGTTCCAGGTTGCCGATCCCCAACCTATGTCTCCCGCCCGCCTCGATCCGCGCAAGGACCTGCAGACGCTGGGCAACAAGCATGTCGCTTTCACGGTTGACGACTACGAGGGCTTTCGCGCCAATCTCGTCGCGCGCGGCGTCGAGATCGTGCTGGAAGTGGGCGAGCGCTTCGGGCGCGGCCTGTTCATCCGTGACAGGGCGGACAACGTGCTGGAATTCCTCGAAAGCGACTGA
- a CDS encoding isochorismatase family protein → MAAEKSDLDNDYVGAGFGGGLEPGKRPALLLVDMVMAYLDPQSPLYAQGEAALAQAVRLADAARAAGVPVILTNVEYVDGKEGGMFFRKVPGLRNFMAGSPLGAFPEELTPRPGDRVITKFYPSAFFGTALAPMLVAEGIDTLLIGGYSTSGCVRASALDALCHGFVPLVVADACADRDPRPHEGNLFDIRAKIGEVIDAETALDVIRAALA, encoded by the coding sequence ATGGCTGCTGAGAAATCCGATCTCGACAACGACTACGTGGGGGCCGGTTTTGGCGGCGGCCTGGAACCCGGCAAGCGTCCAGCCCTGCTGCTGGTCGACATGGTCATGGCCTATCTCGATCCGCAATCGCCGCTCTATGCGCAGGGCGAGGCAGCGCTGGCGCAGGCGGTCCGTCTGGCTGACGCCGCTCGAGCGGCCGGGGTGCCGGTGATCCTGACCAATGTCGAATATGTCGACGGCAAGGAAGGCGGCATGTTCTTCCGCAAGGTGCCGGGGCTGCGCAATTTCATGGCCGGCTCGCCGCTGGGCGCCTTTCCCGAGGAATTGACTCCAAGGCCCGGCGACCGCGTGATCACCAAGTTCTATCCTTCCGCTTTCTTCGGCACCGCACTCGCGCCCATGCTGGTGGCGGAGGGCATCGATACCCTGCTGATCGGCGGCTATTCGACTTCGGGGTGCGTGAGGGCCAGCGCTCTAGATGCGCTGTGCCACGGTTTCGTGCCGCTCGTGGTTGCCGATGCCTGCGCCGACCGCGATCCGCGCCCGCACGAAGGCAACCTGTTCGATATCCGCGCCAAGATCGGTGAGGTCATCGACGCCGAGACGGCGCTGGACGTCATTCGCGCCGCATTGGCCTGA
- a CDS encoding cysteine hydrolase family protein: MHRIELPDWAVERGRGYNSFDAIDPERTALVVIDMQTAFVAEEGVFGKESARAIVEPINTLVRAMRDAGACVIWTRQTVSDAPHLAVPAWQYDLADPFVARAVASLRSGTAAHEIYPPMACGRDDLVLDKFRYGAFSCPAGALARVLHMRGIELIVLVGTLTNVCVESTAREANMRGHKVIVVADACAAATDAEHNAALLNLRLNFADVQWTRDILALLQEPDRHLPLLG; the protein is encoded by the coding sequence ATGCACAGGATAGAACTGCCCGACTGGGCAGTTGAGCGCGGGCGCGGGTACAATAGTTTCGACGCGATCGACCCGGAGCGCACGGCGCTTGTGGTGATCGACATGCAAACAGCTTTCGTTGCCGAGGAAGGTGTGTTCGGCAAGGAAAGCGCCCGCGCCATCGTCGAGCCGATCAATACCCTGGTGCGCGCCATGCGCGACGCCGGAGCCTGCGTAATCTGGACGCGCCAGACTGTGAGCGATGCACCGCACCTGGCCGTGCCCGCCTGGCAGTACGACCTCGCCGACCCGTTCGTCGCCCGGGCAGTGGCGTCGCTGCGCAGCGGTACCGCTGCTCATGAAATATATCCACCGATGGCCTGCGGACGCGACGACCTGGTCCTGGACAAGTTTCGTTACGGTGCCTTCTCATGCCCTGCCGGCGCCCTTGCCCGGGTTCTGCACATGCGCGGGATCGAACTCATCGTCCTTGTCGGCACGCTCACCAATGTCTGCGTCGAATCCACCGCCCGAGAGGCCAACATGCGCGGGCACAAGGTGATCGTGGTCGCGGATGCCTGCGCTGCCGCCACCGACGCCGAGCACAACGCCGCACTGCTCAACCTGCGTCTGAACTTCGCCGACGTGCAATGGACACGGGACATCCTGGCCTTGTTGCAGGAGCCCGATCGGCATCTCCCGCTCCTTGGGTAG